One Myxococcota bacterium DNA segment encodes these proteins:
- a CDS encoding L,D-transpeptidase, giving the protein MFPHGLLLTLLTPALFTASADPGVVVEINRSEYRLEVTDLATRERGPSLQVAIGSPSHPTPAGEFWPSAVIRNPSWSPGPHARALGATFTAPSSDSPLGVGKIPLGYNAIQIHGGAHPLELGKPISLGCIELQDAEWFALVRWLEQRGTLATWQPRAAGDVHTTFRRPVRVIVH; this is encoded by the coding sequence ATGTTTCCCCATGGGCTGCTGCTGACCCTGCTGACTCCCGCCTTGTTCACGGCGAGCGCGGATCCGGGAGTCGTCGTCGAGATCAACCGTTCCGAGTACCGGCTCGAGGTCACCGACCTCGCCACACGCGAACGCGGACCCTCGCTTCAGGTGGCGATCGGTTCCCCGTCCCACCCGACACCCGCCGGAGAGTTCTGGCCGTCGGCGGTGATCCGGAACCCGAGCTGGTCGCCGGGTCCCCACGCGCGCGCTCTGGGCGCGACCTTCACCGCTCCGTCGAGCGACAGCCCGCTCGGTGTCGGGAAGATCCCCCTCGGATACAACGCGATCCAGATTCACGGCGGGGCCCACCCCCTCGAGCTCGGGAAGCCGATCTCCCTCGGGTGCATCGAACTCCAGGACGCCGAGTGGTTCGCGCTCGTGCGCTGGCTCGAGCAGCGCGGCACGCTGGCGACGTGGCAACCGCGGGCCGCGGGCGACGTGCACACCACCTTCCGTCGACCGGTGCGCGTCATCGTTCACTGA
- a CDS encoding PilZ domain-containing protein, whose translation MERRRSPRFRTRFDALISADKEGAGTLAEISYAGARLDESSVQPPIGTRVRLYLFVQPIAPFELEGVVTRHTDGGFALTYELFDPEVRRLVDDVAALVTERARA comes from the coding sequence TTGGAACGCCGTCGCAGTCCGCGCTTCCGGACCCGCTTCGACGCCCTGATCTCGGCGGACAAGGAGGGTGCGGGCACCCTCGCCGAGATCTCCTACGCCGGCGCCCGGCTGGACGAGAGCTCGGTCCAGCCACCGATCGGCACGCGCGTGCGGCTCTACCTCTTCGTGCAGCCGATCGCCCCCTTCGAGCTGGAGGGCGTGGTCACCCGCCACACCGACGGTGGATTCGCCCTGACCTACGAGCTCTTCGATCCCGAGGTCCGTCGGCTCGTCGACGACGTGGCCGCCCTCGTCACGGAACGCGCTCGCGCCTGA
- a CDS encoding ferredoxin, with product MTPSAARRVAVDRSACRGAGECLFRAPASFRLDAEGRAEALDPPCDPPERLAEAVQSCPHFALRFADGE from the coding sequence ATGACCCCCAGCGCTGCGCGACGCGTGGCGGTGGACCGATCAGCATGTCGCGGGGCCGGCGAGTGCCTGTTCCGGGCTCCGGCGAGTTTCCGCCTGGACGCCGAGGGCCGGGCCGAGGCGCTCGACCCGCCTTGCGACCCCCCGGAGCGGCTCGCCGAGGCGGTCCAGAGCTGCCCCCACTTCGCCCTGCGCTTCGCCGACGGCGAGTAG
- a CDS encoding DUF2855 family protein: MSTPCDFWVRRDDYSQTRFVEPAADAHALDDGQALLRIDHFALTANNVTYAAAGDMLNYWSFFPADEGWGRIPVWGFADVVASRCPDLAEGGRYYGYYPMSTHLRVAPVRVSETGFFDGSEHRQAMAATYNQYRDVAADPGYRADGEAAQMLLHPLFTTGFLIDDALGDAAFHGAEAVVISSASSKTGFALAFQLAQRGSVRVIGLTSPGNRSFTEGLGCYDQVCTYPEISSLDASVPTAYVDMAGNGSITGEVHRHFGAQLRHSLVVGMTHWKEGQRPEGMPGPEPEFFFAPTQVQKRHQDWGAAGLQERVGKAFLAFQGLSDRALQVVRGGRGDLDRVYHELLEGRTAPDVGHVLGLHEGE; encoded by the coding sequence ATGTCCACCCCCTGCGATTTCTGGGTTCGTCGCGACGACTACAGCCAGACCCGCTTCGTCGAGCCCGCTGCCGACGCCCACGCCCTCGACGACGGACAGGCCTTGCTGCGCATCGACCACTTCGCGCTCACGGCGAACAACGTCACGTACGCCGCAGCGGGCGACATGCTGAACTACTGGAGCTTCTTCCCCGCGGACGAAGGATGGGGACGCATCCCGGTCTGGGGGTTCGCCGACGTCGTGGCGTCGCGTTGCCCGGATCTCGCGGAGGGCGGGCGCTACTACGGCTACTACCCGATGTCGACCCACCTGCGCGTCGCGCCGGTGCGCGTCTCGGAGACGGGCTTCTTCGACGGCTCGGAGCACCGGCAGGCCATGGCGGCGACGTACAACCAGTACCGCGACGTCGCCGCCGATCCGGGCTACCGGGCGGACGGCGAGGCCGCCCAGATGCTGCTGCACCCGCTCTTCACGACGGGCTTCCTGATCGACGACGCCCTCGGTGATGCCGCCTTCCACGGGGCGGAAGCAGTGGTGATCTCGAGCGCATCGAGCAAGACCGGCTTCGCTCTGGCTTTCCAGCTGGCCCAGCGTGGCAGCGTCCGGGTCATCGGACTCACGTCACCCGGCAATCGCTCCTTCACCGAGGGGCTCGGCTGCTACGACCAGGTGTGCACCTATCCCGAGATCTCGTCCCTCGACGCCAGCGTGCCGACCGCGTACGTGGACATGGCGGGCAACGGATCGATCACCGGCGAGGTGCACCGACACTTCGGAGCGCAGCTGCGACACAGCCTCGTGGTCGGCATGACCCACTGGAAGGAAGGACAGCGGCCCGAAGGGATGCCCGGCCCGGAGCCCGAGTTCTTCTTCGCGCCGACGCAGGTGCAGAAGCGGCATCAGGACTGGGGCGCAGCGGGCCTCCAGGAGCGGGTGGGCAAGGCCTTCCTGGCGTTCCAGGGTCTCTCGGACCGCGCGCTGCAGGTGGTCCGCGGCGGACGCGGCGACCTCGACCGCGTCTATCACGAGCTCCTCGAGGGCCGAACTGCGCCCGACGTGGGGCACGTGCTCGGGCTCCACGAGGGCGAATGA
- a CDS encoding glutathione S-transferase family protein: MANPILHHYDLSPYSEKIRLVFGVKHLRWQSVQIPMVMPKPDYTELTGGYRRAPSLQLGADVYCDSKACVQALEALHPEPSLFPDGDAASVWGLAREAEASFLMVVMVFFGLGGVFDEAFVEDRKKMVPGLDIERIRGIVPAKLLQLAQNLERLEGQLDDGRAYLMGPNLCLADLAAFHTLQFMQFHPATAAVLEPHEALSTWMERVRSVGHGERQELDAADAIEIARAAEPAAYAGEPASLPDGLAYGDAVFVMPEEPGSGGVTGRLEPSGVDEIAIRRETERAGDVVVHFPRAEYLVIPA, translated from the coding sequence ATGGCCAACCCGATCCTCCACCACTACGACCTGTCCCCCTACTCGGAGAAGATCCGACTCGTCTTCGGAGTGAAGCACCTCCGTTGGCAGTCGGTTCAGATCCCGATGGTGATGCCGAAGCCCGACTACACCGAGCTGACGGGCGGCTACCGCCGCGCCCCCTCGCTGCAGCTGGGCGCCGACGTGTATTGCGACTCGAAGGCGTGCGTCCAGGCGCTGGAGGCGCTGCACCCGGAACCGAGCCTCTTCCCCGACGGGGACGCAGCATCGGTGTGGGGCCTCGCGCGCGAAGCCGAGGCCAGCTTTCTGATGGTCGTGATGGTGTTCTTCGGGCTGGGGGGCGTGTTCGACGAGGCCTTCGTCGAAGACCGCAAGAAGATGGTCCCGGGCCTCGACATCGAACGCATCCGTGGGATCGTGCCCGCGAAGCTCCTGCAGCTCGCGCAGAACCTCGAGCGTCTCGAGGGTCAGCTCGACGACGGACGCGCCTACCTGATGGGCCCAAACCTGTGCCTCGCCGACCTCGCCGCCTTTCACACGCTCCAGTTCATGCAGTTCCACCCGGCCACCGCTGCCGTGCTCGAGCCGCACGAGGCGCTCTCTACGTGGATGGAGCGGGTGCGTTCCGTCGGCCACGGGGAACGCCAGGAGCTCGACGCAGCCGACGCCATCGAGATCGCGCGCGCAGCCGAACCCGCGGCCTACGCGGGCGAGCCGGCATCGCTCCCCGACGGCCTCGCCTATGGCGACGCCGTGTTCGTGATGCCCGAAGAGCCGGGCTCGGGCGGAGTGACGGGGCGCCTGGAGCCCTCGGGCGTCGACGAGATCGCGATCCGGCGCGAGACCGAGCGCGCTGGCGACGTCGTCGTGCACTTTCCGCGCGCCGAGTACCTCGTCATCCCGGCCTAG
- a CDS encoding SDR family NAD(P)-dependent oxidoreductase — protein sequence MQLRDALDDIHARGAELVIVGNGATHFARAFRKEFELEGPLLVDPELRAYRAAGLRRGRVELLSPRLPFHALRALRSGSRQTAVEGDAWQLGGVFVLSKGGDLLFEHRSREAGDHAAIEDVLAALDPAAPPLDETPASDPWSRAAGRVLSRLVDPTVVASFDRTGFRIHALDFEPGALDVSMAGRRCLVTGANAGLGYETSLALADLGADVVLLCRSAERGEAAAERIRAATGNAGVSCVEVDLSDLASVRAAAAGLSEQPVDVLVHNAGSLSDEPVYTNEGLEQTLATHVVGPHLLTRLLLPALARAPLARVIWVASGGMYTQRLCLDGPPFLEEADAEESSFDGVRAYAQAKRAQVILAERWADELRDTSVRVNAMHPGWADTAGVRESLPLFHRVTQAILRTPAEGADTIVWLAASEAAAEPTGRFFFDRRPRSTYWLPGTRETESDRATLWERCEAWADAGLAE from the coding sequence GTGCAGTTGCGCGACGCACTCGACGACATCCATGCCCGCGGAGCCGAGCTGGTGATCGTGGGCAACGGGGCCACCCACTTCGCGCGCGCCTTCCGCAAGGAGTTCGAACTCGAAGGGCCGCTGCTGGTCGATCCCGAGCTGCGCGCGTACCGGGCGGCTGGCCTCCGACGCGGCCGGGTCGAGCTGCTGTCACCGCGGCTGCCCTTCCACGCGCTGCGCGCCCTGCGCAGCGGCTCTCGCCAAACCGCGGTCGAGGGCGATGCCTGGCAGCTCGGCGGCGTGTTCGTGCTGAGCAAGGGCGGAGACCTGCTCTTCGAGCATCGCAGCCGCGAAGCGGGAGACCACGCGGCGATCGAAGACGTGCTCGCAGCGTTGGACCCGGCAGCGCCTCCACTGGACGAAACGCCAGCCAGCGATCCCTGGTCCCGGGCCGCGGGACGCGTGCTCTCGCGGCTGGTCGACCCCACCGTGGTGGCTTCCTTCGACAGGACCGGGTTTCGCATCCACGCCCTCGATTTCGAGCCCGGTGCGCTCGATGTTTCGATGGCCGGTCGACGCTGTCTGGTGACCGGGGCGAACGCAGGCCTCGGCTACGAGACTTCCCTGGCGCTCGCGGATCTGGGAGCCGACGTCGTGCTCCTGTGTCGCAGTGCCGAGCGCGGCGAAGCCGCGGCCGAACGCATCCGCGCTGCGACGGGGAACGCGGGCGTCTCCTGCGTCGAGGTCGATCTCTCGGATCTCGCCTCGGTACGTGCGGCAGCAGCAGGCCTCTCGGAACAGCCCGTGGACGTCCTCGTGCACAACGCGGGCTCACTCTCCGACGAACCCGTGTACACGAACGAGGGCTTGGAGCAGACGCTGGCGACCCATGTGGTCGGCCCGCATCTGTTGACGCGCCTCCTGCTTCCCGCGCTGGCACGCGCGCCATTGGCGCGGGTGATCTGGGTGGCCTCGGGCGGCATGTACACCCAGCGCCTGTGTCTCGACGGGCCTCCGTTCCTGGAAGAAGCGGACGCCGAGGAGAGCTCCTTCGACGGCGTGCGCGCCTACGCTCAGGCGAAGCGCGCCCAGGTGATCCTCGCCGAGCGCTGGGCCGACGAGCTGCGGGACACGTCGGTGCGGGTGAACGCGATGCACCCGGGTTGGGCCGATACGGCCGGTGTGCGCGAGTCCTTGCCGCTCTTCCACCGCGTGACCCAGGCCATCCTGCGTACTCCTGCCGAGGGCGCCGACACGATCGTGTGGCTGGCCGCCAGCGAAGCGGCGGCGGAGCCGACGGGACGGTTCTTCTTCGACCGTCGGCCGCGCAGCACCTACTGGCTGCCCGGCACGCGGGAAACCGAATCGGATCGCGCGACCCTCTGGGAGCGTTGCGAAGCCTGGGCCGACGCAGGTCTGGCCGAATGA
- a CDS encoding deoxyribodipyrimidine photo-lyase, which produces MSRGLHWFRNDLRLRDNTALDALTAQVDACAFVFVVSEDFWRAGARARTPFLADCLGRLADDLEARGHRLIVRSGAPEQVLPELAGEAKAEWVSFNASATPIGRSRDARVERAFDAAGVRTLSCRDDVVFTADQVRTQQGGAFAVYTPYRNAWWRRWEDDPQWPKRRRRLPEPIPGRLASESLPKLPVVDERPKLPTGGEAAADRRLRRFLEAAAARYHEDRDRPDLDGTSRLSPYLRFGAISVRHCVATGLEAMASEPRLRRGVGKWLDELVWREFYAGILETHPRVARSNHRQEYDRLVWNDDPAGFEAWCRGRTGFPFVDAGIRQLRATGWMHNRVRMIVASFLTKDLLIDWRHGERFFFEWLVDGDPASNNGGWQWAASTGTDAQPYFRIFNPTAQGKRWDPDGDYVRQWVPELRDLPGASVHEPEKRDPLFSSYPDPIVDHAERRALALERYRDAREGAA; this is translated from the coding sequence ATGAGCCGCGGGCTCCACTGGTTTCGCAACGATCTCCGGCTCCGCGACAACACGGCCCTCGACGCGCTGACCGCTCAGGTCGACGCCTGCGCGTTCGTCTTCGTCGTCTCCGAGGATTTCTGGCGCGCCGGTGCACGTGCGCGCACGCCGTTCCTGGCGGACTGCCTGGGACGGCTCGCCGACGATCTGGAGGCACGCGGTCACCGGCTGATCGTGCGCAGTGGCGCCCCCGAGCAGGTGCTGCCGGAACTCGCGGGCGAGGCGAAGGCTGAGTGGGTCTCCTTCAACGCGAGTGCGACTCCGATCGGTCGCAGCCGCGACGCGAGGGTGGAGCGCGCGTTCGATGCCGCTGGGGTTCGAACCCTGTCGTGTCGCGACGACGTCGTCTTCACAGCCGATCAGGTGCGCACCCAGCAGGGCGGTGCCTTCGCGGTCTACACGCCCTATCGAAACGCCTGGTGGCGGCGCTGGGAGGACGATCCCCAGTGGCCGAAGCGACGCCGCAGGCTTCCCGAACCGATCCCGGGTCGTCTGGCCAGCGAGTCGCTGCCGAAGCTTCCCGTCGTCGATGAGCGGCCCAAGCTCCCGACCGGCGGCGAAGCCGCGGCCGATCGCCGCCTCCGGCGCTTCCTCGAGGCTGCGGCGGCCCGCTACCACGAGGACCGCGATCGCCCCGACCTCGATGGGACGTCCCGGCTGTCTCCCTACCTCCGGTTCGGGGCCATTTCGGTGCGTCACTGTGTCGCGACTGGTCTGGAGGCGATGGCGTCCGAGCCTCGACTGCGACGTGGCGTCGGCAAGTGGCTCGACGAACTCGTCTGGCGCGAGTTCTACGCCGGCATCCTCGAGACCCATCCGCGCGTCGCTCGCTCGAACCATCGCCAGGAATACGATCGCCTGGTCTGGAACGACGATCCGGCCGGCTTCGAGGCCTGGTGTCGGGGACGGACCGGCTTCCCCTTCGTCGACGCGGGGATCCGCCAGCTCCGAGCCACTGGCTGGATGCACAATCGTGTGCGCATGATCGTGGCCAGCTTTCTGACCAAGGACCTGCTGATCGACTGGCGCCACGGCGAACGCTTCTTCTTCGAGTGGCTCGTCGATGGAGATCCGGCCTCGAACAACGGAGGCTGGCAGTGGGCGGCCTCGACGGGAACCGACGCCCAGCCCTACTTCCGGATCTTCAACCCGACCGCTCAGGGCAAGCGGTGGGATCCGGATGGCGACTACGTGCGCCAGTGGGTGCCCGAGCTGCGCGACCTCCCCGGTGCTTCGGTGCACGAGCCGGAGAAGCGCGACCCGCTCTTCTCGAGTTATCCGGACCCGATCGTCGACCATGCCGAGCGCCGTGCGCTCGCCCTCGAGCGCTACCGCGACGCGCGCGAGGGCGCGGCGTGA
- a CDS encoding DUF523 and DUF1722 domain-containing protein, whose translation MSPRVAAPERPSVPLPIRLGVSSCLLGQEVRYDGGHKRDRYLTDDLADYFEWVPVCPELEAGMGVPRPALRLQSGSGEVRLVEIKSGADRTDELERFSAKRVRALRGLSLCGYLLKKDSPSCGWTRVKVWNPKGMAERKGQGLFARALCEAFPGLPVEEEGRLRDAALRENFIERVFAYARLKQLFTGRWTAGRVVAFHTAHKLQLMAHSPAAYRTLGALVAEVAKTSRAEFRDQYEHLFMEALEKRATRGRNANVLNHCAGYFKKRIDPDARAELADLVEEYRQGFVPLVVPITLIRHHARMHDTAYLAGQTYLEPHPKELMLRNHV comes from the coding sequence GTGAGCCCGCGCGTCGCGGCACCGGAGCGCCCCTCGGTCCCGTTGCCGATTCGGCTCGGGGTTTCGTCGTGCCTGCTCGGGCAGGAGGTCCGCTACGACGGCGGCCACAAGCGGGATCGCTACCTCACCGACGACCTCGCCGACTACTTCGAGTGGGTTCCGGTGTGTCCCGAGCTGGAAGCCGGGATGGGCGTGCCGCGTCCCGCCCTGCGGCTCCAGTCCGGTTCGGGCGAGGTGCGCCTGGTCGAGATCAAGTCCGGCGCCGACCGCACGGACGAACTCGAGCGGTTCTCGGCGAAGCGGGTGCGTGCGTTGCGGGGACTCTCGCTCTGCGGGTACCTGCTCAAGAAGGATTCGCCCAGCTGTGGCTGGACGCGCGTGAAGGTCTGGAACCCGAAGGGCATGGCCGAGCGCAAGGGGCAGGGCCTCTTCGCACGGGCTCTCTGCGAGGCGTTTCCGGGCCTTCCGGTCGAGGAAGAGGGCCGACTGCGCGACGCGGCCCTACGCGAGAACTTCATCGAGCGGGTCTTTGCCTACGCGCGCCTCAAGCAGCTCTTCACCGGCCGCTGGACCGCGGGCCGGGTGGTGGCGTTCCACACCGCCCACAAGCTCCAGCTGATGGCGCACTCGCCGGCGGCGTATCGAACGCTCGGCGCGCTCGTGGCCGAGGTGGCGAAGACGTCGCGGGCCGAGTTCCGCGACCAGTACGAGCACCTCTTCATGGAGGCGCTCGAGAAGCGCGCCACACGCGGGCGCAACGCGAACGTGTTGAACCACTGCGCCGGGTACTTCAAGAAGCGGATCGACCCCGACGCGCGCGCAGAGCTCGCCGACCTCGTCGAGGAGTACCGCCAGGGGTTCGTTCCGCTCGTCGTGCCGATCACGCTGATTCGTCATCACGCCCGCATGCACGACACCGCGTACCTGGCCGGCCAGACCTATCTCGAGCCCCACCCGAAGGAGCTGATGCTCCGCAACCACGTGTAG
- a CDS encoding HD domain-containing protein, with translation MTSGAGETVRVRFAGLELEDSVARIAAAVARDGGRALLVGGAVRDALLGRVAEDADLEVFGLSPEAVIACVQRVARADVVGRGFPILRLRGRPVDVTVPRRGRPSGDRDFAFGADPSARIDDALARRDFRINAMAWDPRSGELVDPHQGAADLRRRRLRHTGERFGEDPLRVLRGMQLVARFALTPDPDTIAVCRTLSPAGLAAERIRGEWRKLLLQGEQLGAGLAFLHDAHWLGAFPELAALVGCAQDPTWHPEGDVWVHTGHCLDAFAEARLGNPEEDWIVGLAVLCHDLGKPETTRERDGRLRSYGHDARGVERTRSFLTRFAPEPALLDAVEPLVAHHLAPAQLYRDRARVGDAAIRRLARRVGRIDRLVRVARADHAGRPPLPPDFPAGDWLLARASRLGVEEAPPLRLVLGRDLLPLGIEGRRLGRWLAACYEAQLAGAFDSTEAGVAWVQARNPDGEPPETPEEA, from the coding sequence ATGACGAGTGGCGCGGGAGAAACCGTTCGGGTGCGCTTCGCCGGTCTCGAGCTCGAGGACAGTGTCGCGCGCATCGCCGCGGCCGTGGCGCGCGACGGCGGCCGGGCGCTCCTCGTGGGGGGCGCGGTGCGGGACGCGCTCCTCGGACGCGTGGCGGAAGATGCGGACCTGGAGGTGTTCGGCCTTTCCCCCGAAGCCGTGATCGCGTGCGTCCAGCGCGTCGCGCGCGCGGATGTCGTGGGGCGTGGCTTCCCGATCCTGCGATTGCGAGGACGACCGGTCGACGTCACGGTCCCGCGGCGCGGCCGGCCTTCCGGAGATCGCGATTTCGCGTTCGGCGCCGACCCGAGCGCGCGGATCGACGACGCGCTCGCGCGTCGCGATTTCCGCATCAACGCGATGGCCTGGGACCCGCGTAGCGGGGAACTCGTCGATCCCCACCAGGGCGCCGCGGATCTACGCCGACGCCGCCTGCGCCACACCGGGGAGCGCTTCGGAGAGGATCCGCTGCGGGTGCTGCGCGGCATGCAGCTCGTCGCGCGCTTCGCCCTCACACCCGACCCGGACACGATCGCAGTGTGCCGCACGCTATCCCCGGCTGGACTCGCCGCCGAGCGGATCCGCGGCGAATGGCGGAAACTGCTGTTGCAGGGCGAACAGCTCGGAGCGGGCCTGGCCTTCCTCCACGACGCGCATTGGCTGGGCGCCTTTCCCGAGCTCGCGGCGCTGGTCGGCTGCGCGCAGGATCCGACCTGGCATCCGGAGGGCGATGTCTGGGTCCACACGGGTCACTGCCTCGATGCGTTCGCCGAGGCGCGCCTGGGGAACCCGGAAGAAGACTGGATCGTGGGTCTCGCAGTGCTGTGTCACGACCTCGGCAAGCCCGAGACCACCCGCGAACGCGACGGTCGCTTGAGGTCCTACGGCCACGACGCGCGCGGCGTCGAGCGAACGCGCAGCTTCCTCACCCGATTCGCTCCGGAGCCCGCGCTGCTCGATGCCGTCGAGCCCCTGGTCGCGCACCACCTGGCGCCGGCCCAGCTCTACCGCGACCGCGCGCGGGTAGGCGACGCGGCGATCCGACGTCTGGCACGTCGGGTGGGACGGATCGACCGCCTGGTCCGGGTGGCCCGGGCCGACCACGCGGGTCGCCCGCCGCTTCCGCCCGACTTCCCCGCCGGAGACTGGTTGCTCGCTCGTGCGAGCCGGCTCGGTGTCGAGGAGGCGCCTCCGCTGCGCCTCGTCCTCGGGCGCGATCTGCTGCCGCTCGGGATCGAGGGGCGGAGGCTGGGTCGCTGGCTCGCCGCCTGCTACGAAGCCCAGCTCGCCGGCGCCTTCGACTCGACCGAGGCCGGCGTGGCCTGGGTGCAGGCCCGAAACCCGGACGGAGAGCCCCCCGAAACGCCCGAAGAGGCCTGA
- a CDS encoding RNA-binding protein has protein sequence MSKRLYVGNIPFTCTEEDLQDTFGRFGAVDSVAVITDRETGRPRGFAFVEMAEQSAGEEAIRALDGSDLGGRSIGVTDAQSRG, from the coding sequence GTGAGCAAGAGGCTGTACGTCGGAAATATTCCCTTTACCTGCACCGAAGAGGATTTGCAGGACACCTTCGGTCGCTTCGGCGCCGTGGACTCGGTGGCAGTGATCACCGACCGTGAGACCGGCCGCCCGCGGGGCTTCGCCTTCGTGGAGATGGCCGAGCAGAGCGCCGGCGAAGAGGCGATCCGCGCCCTCGACGGGAGCGACCTCGGTGGTCGCAGCATCGGGGTGACCGACGCCCAGAGCCGCGGCTAG
- a CDS encoding beta-ketoacyl-ACP synthase III — protein sequence MADCVISGTGLWVPDEAISNAELVASLSQAVERWNLEHKAEIEAGTLEERDLPSERFIVKASGVEQRYVIDKEGVLDPERLRPHLPTRTENEPSIQCEIAVAAIEQALDQAGRRPDEVDAVLVACSNLQRAYPAVAIEVQHALGASGWAYDLNVACSSATFGIQAAVDAVARGNARCAVVVNPELTSAHNNFELRDYHFIFGDACTAAVIEPADAARAAAPFEILDTRLRTQFSNNIRNDFGFMNRCEDEPRDAFELVFRQNGRKVFREVCPMVAEQITTQLGDLGLDPQDVRRMWLHQANLSMNQFIAKAVLGRPAEADEAPVILDEFANTSSAGSVIAFHRYRDDLASGDLGVLCSFGAGYSIGSVVVRRV from the coding sequence ATGGCCGATTGCGTGATCTCCGGAACCGGGCTCTGGGTGCCGGACGAGGCGATCTCGAACGCCGAGTTGGTGGCTTCGCTCAGCCAGGCCGTCGAGCGCTGGAACCTCGAGCACAAGGCGGAGATCGAGGCCGGCACCCTCGAGGAGCGCGACCTCCCGAGCGAGCGCTTCATCGTGAAGGCCTCGGGTGTCGAGCAGCGCTACGTGATCGACAAAGAGGGAGTCCTCGACCCGGAGCGCCTGCGCCCTCACCTGCCCACCCGCACCGAGAACGAGCCCTCCATCCAGTGCGAGATCGCCGTCGCCGCCATCGAGCAGGCGCTCGACCAGGCCGGGCGCCGACCCGACGAAGTCGATGCGGTGCTGGTCGCGTGTTCGAACCTACAGCGCGCGTACCCGGCCGTGGCCATCGAGGTCCAGCATGCGCTCGGCGCGTCGGGCTGGGCCTACGATCTCAACGTCGCCTGCTCCTCGGCGACCTTCGGGATCCAGGCCGCGGTGGACGCGGTCGCCCGGGGCAACGCGCGCTGCGCGGTGGTCGTGAATCCGGAACTCACGTCGGCCCACAACAACTTCGAGCTGCGCGACTACCACTTCATCTTCGGCGATGCGTGCACGGCGGCGGTGATCGAACCGGCCGACGCTGCCCGCGCCGCCGCTCCCTTCGAGATCCTCGACACGCGTCTGCGCACCCAGTTCTCGAACAACATCCGCAACGACTTCGGTTTCATGAACCGCTGCGAAGACGAGCCGCGCGACGCCTTCGAACTGGTCTTCCGACAGAACGGACGGAAGGTCTTCCGCGAGGTCTGCCCGATGGTCGCAGAGCAGATCACCACCCAGCTCGGGGACCTGGGGCTCGACCCCCAGGATGTCCGCCGGATGTGGCTCCACCAGGCGAACCTGTCGATGAACCAGTTCATCGCGAAGGCGGTGCTGGGACGCCCGGCGGAGGCGGACGAAGCACCGGTCATTCTCGACGAGTTCGCGAATACGAGCTCAGCGGGCTCGGTGATCGCCTTCCACCGCTATCGGGACGATCTCGCGTCGGGCGATCTCGGTGTATTGTGCTCGTTCGGGGCGGGCTACTCGATCGGGAGCGTGGTCGTCCGACGCGTTTGA
- a CDS encoding metalloregulator ArsR/SmtB family transcription factor, with amino-acid sequence METTQAVTALAALAQETRLDVFRLLVEAGPDGLAAGEISEHLEIPSATLSFHLKELRAAGLVACERVGRSRIYRPEFAEMQRLLDFLTRDCCGGVPRRRSARGR; translated from the coding sequence ATGGAAACGACCCAGGCCGTGACGGCGTTGGCGGCGCTCGCTCAGGAGACCCGGCTCGACGTGTTTCGTTTGCTCGTCGAGGCGGGGCCGGACGGGCTGGCCGCGGGGGAGATCAGCGAACACCTCGAGATCCCCTCGGCGACCCTTTCCTTCCATCTGAAGGAGCTGCGGGCGGCCGGCCTGGTGGCCTGCGAACGCGTCGGCCGTTCGCGCATCTACCGCCCGGAGTTCGCGGAGATGCAGCGCCTGCTGGACTTCCTGACCCGCGACTGCTGCGGTGGAGTCCCTCGGCGCCGCTCCGCGCGAGGGCGCTAG